A window of the Acidobacteriota bacterium genome harbors these coding sequences:
- a CDS encoding AI-2E family transporter: MMNDPFASSRGFRALLVAAALAVLAQTLQWAQALLVPFLLSVFLAVIAASPVAWLRRHGVPNWTAVVLVVVAIMAGVVAVAVFIGRTINEFTSRIPIYTERLQEELMSMSGDLGQRLSLQELFESVEPGAVMNLVSGMLAALSGVLGNAFLIFFTVLFLLLEASGFPAKIQAAFGGSAGTQLYFNRAADDLKHYLSIKTATSLFTGAAVATWAALVGVDFALLWGLTAFLLNYVPNIGSIIAAIPAVLLAFIQLGLASAVVLALGYIVVNLTVGNLIEPRVMGKRLGLSTLVVFLSLLFWGWVLGPLGMLLSAPLTLTIKIAMEAKPSTRWFAVLLGPEIRPTDDPPAPQEERPAEIALSESPESAGEAR; the protein is encoded by the coding sequence ATGATGAACGATCCTTTCGCCTCGTCCCGCGGCTTTCGAGCCCTGCTGGTTGCCGCCGCCCTCGCGGTGCTCGCCCAGACCTTGCAATGGGCCCAGGCGCTCCTGGTTCCCTTCCTACTCTCCGTCTTCCTGGCGGTGATCGCAGCCTCTCCGGTCGCCTGGCTGCGCCGCCACGGCGTGCCCAACTGGACCGCCGTCGTGCTGGTGGTGGTGGCGATCATGGCCGGCGTGGTGGCCGTCGCGGTGTTCATCGGACGAACGATCAACGAGTTCACCAGCCGGATCCCGATCTACACCGAACGCCTGCAGGAAGAGCTGATGTCGATGTCCGGCGACCTCGGCCAGCGCCTTTCCCTGCAGGAGCTCTTCGAGAGCGTCGAGCCCGGAGCGGTGATGAACCTGGTTTCGGGCATGCTGGCGGCCCTCAGCGGCGTGCTCGGCAACGCTTTCCTGATCTTCTTCACGGTGCTCTTCCTGCTGCTCGAAGCGTCCGGCTTCCCGGCCAAGATCCAAGCCGCCTTCGGCGGCTCCGCCGGCACTCAGCTCTACTTCAATCGCGCCGCCGACGACCTCAAGCACTACCTCAGCATCAAGACCGCCACCAGTCTCTTCACCGGCGCCGCGGTGGCCACCTGGGCCGCCCTGGTGGGAGTCGATTTCGCTCTCCTCTGGGGCCTGACCGCTTTCCTGCTCAACTATGTCCCCAACATCGGCTCGATCATCGCCGCCATCCCGGCGGTCCTGCTGGCCTTCATCCAGCTCGGCCTCGCCTCGGCGGTGGTGCTCGCCCTGGGCTACATCGTCGTCAACCTGACCGTCGGCAACCTCATCGAGCCGCGGGTGATGGGCAAGCGCCTCGGGCTGTCCACCCTGGTGGTCTTCCTCTCGCTACTGTTCTGGGGTTGGGTGCTCGGTCCCCTCGGCATGCTGCTGTCGGCTCCCCTCACCCTGACCATCAAGATCGCCATGGAAGCCAAGCCTTCGACGCGCTGGTTCGCGGTCCTCCTCGGACCCGAGATCCGGCCGACGGACGACCCACCGGCGCCGCAGGAGGAGCGACCGGCCGAGATCGCGCTGTCCGAGTCGCCGGAAAGCGCCGGCGAAGCGCGCTGA
- a CDS encoding thermonuclease family protein: protein MRDRLRAPLCRVSLLVVVVMLLGCPPAAPEKEATSLRGRVTSVVDGDSLQVEVDGLAVEVRLWGVDCPEGGQPGGEEARSFVEASWLDRWVEIEVVGIDRYGRTVAIVRGDSGEELNSELLAAGWAWWYRRYAPRRDDYQAIEAEARQAGRGLWSQAGALPPWEWRDQQR from the coding sequence ATGAGAGATCGTCTCCGGGCGCCGCTGTGCCGCGTTTCCCTGCTGGTGGTCGTGGTGATGTTGCTGGGATGTCCACCGGCGGCGCCGGAGAAAGAGGCGACGTCGCTGCGCGGCCGGGTGACCTCGGTGGTCGACGGCGACAGCCTGCAGGTCGAGGTCGACGGGCTGGCGGTCGAGGTCCGGCTGTGGGGAGTCGATTGCCCCGAGGGCGGGCAGCCCGGTGGCGAGGAGGCGCGCTCCTTCGTCGAAGCGTCCTGGCTCGATCGGTGGGTCGAGATCGAGGTGGTCGGCATCGACCGCTACGGTCGCACCGTCGCCATCGTGCGCGGCGACTCGGGTGAAGAGCTCAACTCCGAGCTCCTGGCGGCGGGTTGGGCCTGGTGGTACCGACGCTACGCACCGCGGCGCGACGACTATCAAGCGATCGAAGCGGAGGCGCGCCAGGCTGGCCGCGGCTTGTGGTCTCAGGCGGGCGCTCTGCCGCCCTGGGAGTGGCGTGATCAGCAGCGCTGA
- a CDS encoding Smr/MutS family protein, producing MTEDTPQDDLEPIELAITDVLDLHSFPPREVPNLVRDYLDAAYDQGLRELRLIHGRGMGVQRRTVRTLLERDPRVIEFGDAPAEAGGWGATWVRMQ from the coding sequence GTGACCGAAGACACTCCCCAGGACGACCTCGAGCCGATCGAGCTGGCGATCACCGACGTACTCGATCTCCACAGCTTCCCACCGCGGGAGGTACCGAATCTGGTGCGCGACTACCTCGACGCCGCCTACGATCAGGGCTTGCGGGAGCTGCGCTTGATTCACGGCCGCGGCATGGGCGTGCAGCGCCGCACCGTCCGCACTCTGCTCGAGCGCGACCCACGGGTGATCGAGTTCGGCGACGCCCCCGCCGAGGCCGGCGGCTGGGGGGCCACCTGGGTGCGCATGCAGTGA
- a CDS encoding histone deacetylase has product MSRLERFSTALRRRWRKLSQVLERRPVELVYGPGYYFTLASGLHDPRRGERVLAFLEQQGLLRESSLHEPHPVTLQLLRRVHDEAYLDALHHRDALTRAVGYGLSDSEHDALLAAQRLMTGGTVLATRLARASRGTAINLGGGFHHAFADRAERFCVFHDIAAAIADQRRQGFAGPILVVDLDLHDGDATRAHFADDASVHTFSIHNLTGTPREAVEATVLELGDGVGDDLYLTTLRRELPPVAERLRPELVFFLAGTDPAEDDKLGDWTITAEAMVERDRFVIDLIGQAEPDRGSLPGRVPLVMALAGGYGSDTWRHTARTVSWLLGGEVLEPPSTESMTLAGYRRLAARLRPSELTGEGPGSSEDWGLTEEDIYGALGGSTRKDRFLNYYSAHGVELALERAGIFDRLRALGYRHPNLAFDLDNASGETLRVYGSRHQRELLMELRVRRDKGTLRGFEMLRVEWLLLQNPRRAFSDRQPRLPGQAHPGLGMLRDVVALLVLVCDRLQLDGLLFVPSHFHTASQSRRVLRFVDPAAEGQFRALDDLLASLPLAAATRAVSEGRVRYRDTGETFRWQPVPMVLPVSDALESAVKGADYEAEAERARQAQRFDL; this is encoded by the coding sequence GTGAGTCGCCTGGAGCGCTTCTCGACCGCCCTCCGGCGGCGCTGGCGCAAGCTCTCCCAGGTACTCGAGCGGCGCCCCGTCGAGCTGGTCTACGGCCCGGGCTACTACTTCACCCTCGCCTCCGGCCTGCACGACCCGCGACGGGGTGAGCGCGTGCTGGCGTTCCTGGAACAGCAAGGACTGCTGCGCGAGAGCTCCCTCCACGAGCCCCATCCGGTGACTCTCCAGCTACTCCGGCGGGTCCACGACGAGGCCTATCTCGATGCCCTCCACCACCGCGACGCGCTCACCCGTGCGGTGGGCTACGGGCTCAGCGACAGCGAGCACGATGCGCTGCTGGCGGCACAACGGTTGATGACCGGCGGGACGGTGTTGGCGACCCGGCTGGCGCGCGCCAGCCGCGGCACGGCGATCAATCTCGGCGGCGGCTTCCACCACGCCTTCGCCGACCGGGCGGAGCGCTTCTGCGTCTTTCACGACATCGCCGCCGCGATCGCCGATCAGCGCCGCCAAGGCTTTGCCGGCCCCATCCTGGTGGTCGACCTCGACCTGCACGACGGCGATGCCACCCGCGCCCACTTCGCCGACGACGCGAGCGTCCACACCTTTTCGATCCACAACCTCACCGGCACCCCTCGAGAAGCCGTCGAGGCCACCGTTCTCGAGCTCGGCGATGGCGTGGGCGACGACCTCTATCTGACGACCCTGCGGCGCGAGCTGCCGCCGGTCGCCGAACGCCTGCGGCCGGAGCTGGTGTTCTTCCTCGCCGGCACCGATCCGGCCGAGGACGACAAGCTCGGCGACTGGACGATCACGGCGGAGGCGATGGTCGAGCGGGATCGTTTCGTCATCGACCTCATCGGCCAGGCGGAGCCGGATCGAGGCTCCCTTCCCGGCCGCGTGCCGCTGGTCATGGCCCTCGCCGGTGGCTACGGTAGCGACACCTGGCGTCACACCGCCCGCACCGTCTCCTGGCTGCTCGGTGGCGAGGTTCTCGAACCGCCGTCGACGGAGTCCATGACCCTGGCCGGCTACCGCCGCCTGGCGGCTCGCCTGCGCCCCAGCGAGCTCACCGGCGAAGGTCCCGGTAGTAGCGAAGACTGGGGGTTGACCGAGGAGGACATCTACGGCGCCCTCGGTGGCTCCACCCGCAAGGACCGCTTCCTGAACTACTACTCGGCCCACGGCGTCGAGCTCGCCCTCGAGCGCGCCGGGATCTTCGATCGCCTGCGGGCGCTCGGCTATCGCCACCCCAACCTGGCCTTCGACCTCGACAACGCCAGTGGCGAGACCCTGCGGGTCTACGGCTCGCGCCACCAGCGCGAGCTCCTCATGGAGCTGCGCGTGCGACGCGACAAGGGCACCCTGCGCGGTTTCGAGATGCTGCGCGTCGAATGGCTGCTACTGCAGAACCCGCGACGCGCCTTTTCGGACCGCCAACCTCGCCTGCCGGGCCAAGCCCATCCCGGCCTCGGCATGCTGCGCGATGTCGTCGCCCTTCTGGTGCTGGTCTGCGACCGACTGCAGCTCGACGGCCTGCTCTTCGTGCCCTCCCACTTCCACACCGCCAGCCAGTCCCGCCGGGTCCTGCGCTTCGTCGACCCGGCCGCCGAGGGCCAGTTCCGCGCCCTCGACGACCTCCTGGCCTCTCTTCCCCTCGCCGCCGCCACCCGCGCCGTGTCCGAAGGCCGCGTGCGCTACCGGGACACCGGCGAGACCTTCCGCTGGCAACCGGTCCCGATGGTCCTGCCGGTTTCGGACGCCCTCGAGTCGGCGGTCAAAGGCGCCGACTACGAGGCCGAGGCGGAACGCGCCCGGCAGGCCCAGCGCTTCGACCTCTAG
- a CDS encoding PQQ-dependent sugar dehydrogenase — MGSTRQPAILLTALVFGLAPIAPSEGATSCYDESCATTCTPPAPVAISTLVAPSDFPAGAQLPVAFVDPGDGRGKRLIATQEGAILLWDGVRQRIESTFFLDLRDDTGGPVLAGGERGLLALAVDPEYPDNGHFYVFYTRRNSGPGTAGDVVIERYTRSTTNRNVADPASAQTILVIDHPAGNHNGGWLAFGPDGFLYISTGDGGGGCDSNQGTGGDGQRLDTLAGKMLRIDVRGIDGSATAPDDCGVGATNYTVPSTNPFSGQEPACDEVWAYGLRNPFRFSFDRLTGDLYIGDVGQNKWEEINLQAAATPAPVNFGWVCREGCETAGNDESGCSTAGCLADGGTTCQFPRPSGQLWDPVLCHYNGGWGAIMGGYRYRGSEVPSLFGDYFYGDSACGQVWKTTTLDPSNPATIAASCWANGFGAGYGFAEDRRGELYLVVGGASRISCIHNGAGCTWAGDVLFADGFESGNTTAWSASVP, encoded by the coding sequence ATGGGATCGACTCGCCAACCCGCCATCCTGCTCACCGCCCTGGTCTTCGGACTGGCCCCGATTGCCCCCAGCGAAGGCGCGACGAGCTGCTACGACGAATCCTGCGCCACCACCTGCACACCGCCGGCCCCGGTCGCCATTTCGACCCTGGTGGCGCCGAGCGACTTTCCTGCCGGCGCTCAGCTACCGGTCGCCTTCGTGGATCCCGGCGACGGCCGTGGCAAGCGCCTCATCGCGACCCAAGAAGGCGCCATCCTGCTGTGGGACGGCGTGCGCCAGAGGATCGAATCGACCTTCTTTCTCGATCTGCGGGACGACACCGGCGGTCCGGTCCTGGCGGGCGGCGAACGTGGTCTCCTCGCCCTCGCCGTCGACCCCGAGTACCCGGACAACGGACACTTCTACGTTTTCTACACGCGACGCAACTCGGGTCCCGGCACCGCCGGTGATGTTGTCATCGAGCGCTACACCCGCTCGACCACCAACCGCAACGTCGCCGACCCTGCCTCGGCCCAAACCATCCTGGTCATCGATCATCCGGCGGGCAACCACAACGGCGGCTGGCTGGCCTTTGGTCCGGACGGTTTTCTCTACATCTCGACCGGCGACGGCGGCGGCGGTTGCGACAGCAATCAGGGTACCGGCGGTGACGGTCAGCGCCTCGACACCCTGGCCGGCAAGATGCTGCGCATCGATGTCCGCGGCATCGACGGCAGCGCCACCGCTCCCGATGACTGCGGCGTCGGCGCCACCAATTACACGGTGCCTTCGACCAACCCCTTCTCGGGCCAGGAGCCGGCCTGTGACGAAGTCTGGGCCTACGGCCTGCGCAACCCCTTCCGCTTCAGCTTCGATCGGCTGACCGGCGACCTCTATATCGGCGACGTCGGACAGAACAAGTGGGAAGAGATCAATCTGCAGGCGGCCGCCACGCCGGCACCGGTCAACTTCGGCTGGGTGTGCCGCGAGGGCTGTGAGACGGCCGGCAATGACGAGTCCGGCTGCTCGACCGCCGGCTGTCTCGCGGACGGTGGCACCACCTGTCAGTTCCCCCGCCCCAGCGGTCAGCTCTGGGACCCCGTCCTGTGCCACTACAACGGCGGTTGGGGCGCCATCATGGGGGGCTATCGCTATCGTGGCAGCGAGGTGCCGAGCCTCTTCGGCGACTACTTCTACGGCGACTCCGCCTGCGGCCAAGTGTGGAAGACCACCACCCTCGACCCGAGCAACCCGGCCACCATCGCCGCCTCCTGCTGGGCCAACGGTTTCGGCGCCGGTTACGGCTTCGCCGAGGACCGCCGAGGTGAGCTCTATCTGGTGGTCGGTGGAGCCAGCCGGATCAGCTGCATTCACAACGGCGCCGGCTGTACGTGGGCCGGAGATGTGCTGTTTGCCGACGGCTTCGAGTCGGGCAACACCACCGCCTGGAGCGCCTCGGTCCCGTAG
- a CDS encoding matrixin family metalloprotease produces MKKHSRLIIAVALVSLVVATAASAYVLLSPRRSWSSTPNYIVDNRGLSSVNDGNGGTTRTRNAIVSSAAWNGAGAGTVINATIGSVASFSLGDNVPMLNFRDPIGACTGTCLAANFTGFFTGGTINDADIVTNTAYSWTSQGEDPGGSGCSGEFYIEGVMVHEIGHGLGIAHTNVSGATMFPSVSACNNGPATTAADDNAAINDLYGGGGGGGPNSCLGNCGGQAPGGCWCDRFCAFFGDCCSDKVARCG; encoded by the coding sequence ATGAAAAAGCACTCTCGTCTCATCATCGCGGTCGCTCTCGTCAGCCTGGTGGTCGCGACCGCCGCTTCGGCCTATGTTCTGCTCAGCCCGCGTCGGAGCTGGAGCAGCACGCCTAACTACATCGTCGACAACCGCGGCCTGAGCTCCGTCAACGACGGCAACGGCGGCACCACCCGCACCCGCAACGCCATCGTCTCGAGCGCCGCCTGGAACGGCGCCGGCGCCGGCACCGTGATCAACGCCACGATCGGCTCGGTGGCCAGCTTCAGCCTCGGCGACAACGTGCCGATGCTCAACTTCCGCGACCCGATCGGTGCCTGCACCGGCACCTGCCTGGCGGCTAACTTCACAGGCTTCTTCACCGGCGGCACCATCAACGATGCCGACATCGTCACCAACACCGCCTATAGCTGGACCTCCCAAGGCGAGGATCCGGGTGGCTCCGGCTGCAGCGGCGAGTTCTACATCGAAGGTGTGATGGTGCACGAGATCGGCCACGGCCTCGGCATTGCCCACACCAACGTCAGCGGCGCCACCATGTTCCCCTCGGTGTCGGCGTGCAACAACGGCCCGGCGACCACCGCGGCCGACGACAACGCCGCCATCAACGACCTCTACGGCGGTGGCGGCGGCGGCGGCCCGAACTCGTGCTTGGGCAACTGCGGCGGTCAGGCGCCGGGCGGCTGCTGGTGTGATCGCTTCTGCGCCTTCTTCGGCGACTGCTGCAGCGACAAGGTCGCGCGGTGCGGCTAG
- a CDS encoding EamA family transporter, which yields MTEAQRAFRLKMILSFTAVYLIWGSTYLAIRFAIETLPTFTMASVRFVIAGLVLYGWARWRGAKAPTGRQWRHAAIIGGLLLLGGNGLVVWAEHYIPSGWAALLVGTEPLWIVLLLMLSRSGERPTPRTVFAIVVGFVGVAVLTAPGNSPEGGGLYWPAAVAVPLAALSWAIGSLYSRRADMPESNPLATSLQMLTGGALLGLTGAGFGEFQNLDPSAFSLTSLAALAYLIVFGSLIAFSAYAWMVRNVDPTLVATYAYVNPVVAVILGWLFAGEPVGWRTLIAGGFILGAVALLSKRPRKVEKSEPEDEPVALSEPCAAG from the coding sequence ATGACCGAAGCACAGCGGGCCTTTCGCCTCAAGATGATCCTGTCCTTCACCGCCGTCTATCTGATCTGGGGCTCGACCTACCTGGCGATTCGCTTCGCCATCGAGACCCTGCCGACCTTCACCATGGCGAGCGTTCGCTTCGTGATCGCCGGCTTGGTGCTCTACGGCTGGGCGCGCTGGCGCGGTGCCAAGGCCCCGACCGGCCGGCAGTGGCGTCACGCTGCCATCATCGGTGGCCTGCTCCTGCTCGGCGGCAACGGCTTGGTGGTGTGGGCGGAGCACTACATTCCGTCCGGCTGGGCGGCGCTGCTGGTGGGCACCGAGCCCTTGTGGATCGTGCTCCTCCTGATGCTGTCGCGCAGCGGTGAGCGGCCGACTCCGCGAACCGTCTTCGCCATCGTGGTGGGTTTCGTCGGCGTGGCCGTCTTGACGGCGCCGGGTAACTCGCCCGAAGGTGGCGGCCTGTACTGGCCGGCGGCGGTGGCGGTGCCCTTGGCGGCCCTTTCCTGGGCGATCGGCTCTCTCTACTCGCGGCGCGCCGACATGCCCGAGTCGAACCCCTTGGCGACCAGCCTGCAGATGCTGACCGGTGGCGCGCTGTTGGGCTTGACGGGCGCCGGCTTCGGCGAGTTTCAGAATCTCGATCCGAGCGCCTTTTCTCTCACTTCCCTGGCGGCCTTGGCCTACCTGATCGTCTTCGGCTCGTTGATCGCCTTCAGCGCCTATGCCTGGATGGTGCGCAACGTCGACCCGACCCTGGTCGCCACCTACGCCTACGTCAATCCGGTGGTGGCGGTGATCCTCGGTTGGCTGTTCGCCGGCGAGCCGGTGGGCTGGCGGACCCTGATCGCCGGCGGCTTCATCCTCGGGGCCGTGGCGCTGCTTTCCAAGCGTCCGCGCAAGGTGGAGAAGAGCGAGCCCGAGGACGAACCCGTCGCCCTGTCGGAGCCCTGCGCCGCCGGCTAG
- a CDS encoding Lrp/AsnC family transcriptional regulator, which translates to MIDSIDRKILEILQENARESNAAIARQVDLAASAVLERIRKLERNGVLEGYEARLNPRALGLGLLAYVFVRTEEVASEDSAGEALAALPEVLEVHHVAGEDCYLVKVRATSGSDLGRLLRKRIGCIPAVVSTRTTVVLDSMKETGRLPLEMQQEESS; encoded by the coding sequence ATGATCGACAGTATTGACCGCAAAATTCTCGAAATACTGCAGGAAAACGCTCGCGAATCCAACGCAGCGATTGCGCGGCAGGTGGATCTCGCGGCTTCGGCGGTGCTCGAGCGCATTCGCAAGCTGGAGCGCAATGGCGTTCTCGAGGGCTATGAAGCGCGGCTCAACCCGCGGGCTCTCGGCCTCGGTCTGCTGGCCTACGTCTTCGTGAGGACCGAGGAAGTGGCCAGCGAGGACAGCGCCGGGGAAGCTCTCGCCGCCTTGCCGGAGGTTCTCGAAGTCCACCACGTCGCGGGAGAGGACTGCTACTTGGTGAAAGTGCGGGCGACCTCCGGGAGTGATCTCGGCAGACTGTTGCGGAAGCGCATCGGGTGCATTCCCGCGGTGGTTTCGACGCGTACGACGGTGGTTCTCGACAGCATGAAAGAAACTGGGCGTCTGCCGCTCGAAATGCAGCAGGAGGAGTCCTCATGA
- the ppc gene encoding phosphoenolpyruvate carboxylase codes for MDPRQIDFPEKDQPLREDVSTLGALVGEVIREQGGGGLFECVEAARHAAIGRRLGDAAADGTLEEQVGGLEAVAAGELARSFSTYFAVVNLAETVHRIRRRRHYQRQGSEQREGMEETVRRLRDGGLGLEEVAALFREVRIEPVFTAHPTEATRRLVLEKDQRIVRLLVDRLDPSLTPPEEARTLARIRAEVTAAWQTEESPTLKPTVEDEREHVLFHVTRVLYRVVPPFCEDLEAALAAVYGAPAEAVHLVSPFRFASWVGGDMDGNPNVSARTLRATLARHRALVLDLYREELAKLSRRLSQSLSRVAVDERVLARQREYAELFPEAFAAVRPRHREMPYRVLLELMVARLAATARDAAEAYSGPQELFDDLRGIARSLRNHRGDHAGLFAVRRALRRVETFGFHLATLDVRQDGLVHRAVVGRLLGDSSWEERPVAERVARLHQALAEAAAPHLAADDEQAAETLEVFRAIGESQQRYGDQAVGPYIISMAQDVDDVLSVLLLARWAGLGGEGPVPLDVAPLFETVPDLEAAPTVLERMVNDPVYGPHLADRGQRQVVMIGYSDSNKDGGMASSRWSLQKAQAAMSAVMAAAGVGLTLFHGSGGTISRGGGKTHRAVLAAPAGSVGGRLRVTEQGEVIHAKFGVRSIALRNLERSFGAVALATALPAEADPRAERWQRILSRVGERSRAAYRGLIYDHERFFEYFRQATPIDVIERLAIGSRPASRRSRQGIENLRAIPWVFAWTQSRHILPGWFGLGSGLEAAAEDFGRDELVALAGDLAFAGNLFDDAEMVLAKADLGIARRYATLAGEVGREIFPRIEEEFERTVRWVLDLRGGTRLLDRDPTLQRSIQLRNPYVDPMSLLQIDLLRRWRAADRPTGDLLEALVATVNGIAKGLRNTG; via the coding sequence GTGGATCCGAGACAGATCGATTTTCCGGAGAAGGACCAGCCGCTGCGCGAGGACGTCAGCACCCTCGGGGCGCTGGTCGGCGAGGTGATCCGTGAACAGGGCGGGGGCGGGCTGTTCGAGTGCGTCGAGGCGGCGCGCCATGCGGCCATCGGCCGCCGCCTGGGCGACGCTGCCGCCGATGGCACCCTCGAGGAGCAGGTCGGCGGCCTGGAGGCGGTCGCGGCCGGTGAGCTGGCACGCAGCTTTTCGACCTACTTCGCGGTAGTCAATCTCGCCGAGACGGTGCACCGCATCCGGCGCCGTCGGCACTACCAGCGCCAGGGCTCGGAGCAGCGCGAGGGCATGGAGGAGACCGTCCGCCGGCTGCGCGATGGCGGCCTCGGTCTCGAGGAGGTGGCGGCGTTGTTTCGCGAGGTCCGCATCGAGCCGGTGTTCACGGCCCATCCGACGGAGGCGACGCGGCGCCTGGTGCTGGAGAAGGACCAGCGCATCGTTCGCCTGCTGGTGGATCGCCTCGATCCTTCCCTCACCCCGCCGGAGGAGGCGCGCACCCTGGCGCGGATCCGCGCCGAGGTCACCGCCGCCTGGCAGACCGAGGAAAGTCCGACCCTCAAGCCCACCGTCGAGGACGAGCGCGAGCACGTCCTGTTCCACGTCACGCGGGTGCTGTACCGCGTCGTGCCGCCGTTCTGTGAAGACCTCGAGGCCGCCCTGGCGGCGGTCTACGGGGCGCCTGCCGAAGCGGTCCACCTGGTCAGCCCATTCCGCTTCGCCTCCTGGGTCGGGGGCGACATGGACGGTAATCCCAATGTTTCCGCCCGCACCCTGCGGGCAACGCTGGCGCGCCACCGCGCGCTGGTCCTCGACCTCTATCGCGAGGAGCTCGCGAAGCTCTCCCGGCGCCTCAGCCAGAGCCTGTCGCGGGTGGCGGTGGACGAACGAGTGCTGGCACGGCAGCGCGAGTATGCCGAGCTCTTCCCGGAAGCCTTCGCGGCGGTGCGGCCGCGGCATCGCGAAATGCCCTATCGCGTTCTCCTCGAGCTGATGGTGGCGCGCCTCGCGGCGACGGCGCGGGATGCTGCCGAGGCCTACTCCGGACCGCAGGAGCTGTTCGACGATCTGCGCGGCATCGCCCGCAGCCTGCGCAACCACCGCGGCGATCACGCCGGCCTCTTCGCGGTGCGCCGGGCGCTGCGTCGGGTGGAGACCTTCGGCTTTCACCTCGCCACTCTCGACGTGCGCCAGGACGGCCTGGTGCACCGGGCCGTGGTCGGCCGTCTGCTGGGGGATTCGAGCTGGGAGGAGCGCCCCGTCGCCGAGCGGGTGGCGCGGCTGCACCAAGCCCTCGCCGAGGCGGCGGCCCCGCATCTCGCCGCCGACGACGAGCAGGCCGCCGAGACGCTGGAGGTCTTTCGTGCCATCGGCGAGTCCCAGCAGCGCTACGGTGATCAGGCCGTCGGTCCTTACATCATCAGCATGGCGCAGGATGTCGACGATGTCCTCAGCGTGCTCCTGTTGGCCCGTTGGGCCGGCCTCGGAGGAGAGGGCCCGGTCCCCCTCGACGTTGCGCCTCTGTTCGAGACGGTGCCAGATCTCGAGGCGGCACCGACGGTGCTCGAGCGGATGGTGAACGATCCGGTCTACGGTCCCCATCTGGCGGACCGCGGCCAGCGCCAGGTGGTGATGATCGGCTACTCCGACAGCAACAAGGACGGCGGCATGGCGTCGTCGCGCTGGTCGCTGCAGAAGGCGCAGGCGGCGATGTCGGCGGTGATGGCTGCGGCCGGCGTTGGCCTGACCCTCTTCCACGGCAGCGGCGGCACCATCAGCCGCGGCGGCGGCAAGACGCATCGGGCGGTGCTGGCGGCGCCGGCCGGCTCGGTCGGTGGGCGCCTCCGGGTGACCGAGCAGGGGGAGGTCATCCACGCCAAGTTCGGGGTGCGCAGCATCGCCCTGCGCAATCTCGAGCGCTCCTTCGGTGCCGTCGCCCTGGCCACCGCGCTACCGGCCGAGGCGGATCCACGGGCGGAACGCTGGCAGCGAATTCTGAGTCGGGTGGGGGAGCGCAGCCGGGCGGCCTATCGCGGCCTGATCTACGACCACGAACGCTTCTTCGAGTACTTCCGGCAGGCGACGCCGATCGACGTCATCGAGCGCCTGGCGATCGGTTCGCGGCCGGCGTCGCGGCGTTCCAGGCAGGGCATCGAGAACCTGCGCGCCATTCCGTGGGTCTTCGCCTGGACCCAGAGCCGTCACATCCTGCCCGGGTGGTTCGGCCTCGGCAGCGGTCTGGAGGCCGCGGCGGAGGATTTCGGGCGCGACGAGCTGGTGGCTCTGGCTGGCGACCTGGCCTTCGCCGGCAACCTCTTCGATGACGCCGAGATGGTGCTCGCCAAGGCCGATCTCGGCATCGCCCGCCGCTATGCGACCCTGGCCGGAGAGGTCGGGCGCGAGATCTTTCCCCGCATCGAGGAAGAGTTCGAGCGCACCGTGCGCTGGGTTCTCGACCTACGCGGCGGTACCCGACTGCTCGACCGCGACCCCACCCTGCAGCGCTCGATCCAGCTACGCAATCCCTATGTCGACCCGATGAGCCTGCTGCAGATCGATCTGCTGCGCCGCTGGCGTGCCGCCGATCGTCCCACCGGCGACCTGCTGGAGGCCCTGGTGGCGACGGTCAACGGCATTGCCAAAGGACTGCGCAACACCGGTTAG
- a CDS encoding TfoX/Sxy family protein: protein MAYDEGLAERVRQHLDGRTDVVEKKMFGGLAFMVRGHMCVGVNAETLMARVGPEQFEDCLARPHAREMDFTGRPLKGFLFVDPPGYAADADLADWIARCEGFVNTLPPK from the coding sequence ATGGCCTATGACGAGGGACTGGCAGAGCGGGTGCGGCAGCACTTAGACGGTCGCACCGACGTGGTGGAAAAGAAGATGTTCGGTGGCCTGGCCTTCATGGTGCGGGGCCACATGTGCGTCGGCGTCAACGCCGAAACGCTGATGGCGCGGGTCGGTCCGGAGCAGTTCGAGGACTGCCTCGCCCGGCCTCACGCCCGCGAGATGGACTTCACCGGTCGGCCTCTCAAGGGGTTCCTGTTCGTCGATCCACCGGGCTACGCGGCGGATGCGGACCTGGCGGACTGGATCGCCCGCTGTGAAGGCTTCGTCAACACCCTGCCGCCGAAGTAG